From the Nodularia sp. NIES-3585 genome, one window contains:
- a CDS encoding general stress protein: MVVSVRRRAVGTFSNRRDTEKALHELKNSGFVMDRVSVIAKDAEHKDNVAGTEVTERIGNKADEGATAGAMTGGAVGGITGLLVGLGTLAIPGIGPIMLAGATATTLATTLAGAGIGAAAGGLIGALIGLGIPEERAKVYHQRVEQGHYLVMVEGTDAEISRAEQVFNRYGIEEFGVYDYPNDQTEHLPEHDSIRRETTPVADTVRSNYSATSDRDDPSVVIIDHRDRQV, translated from the coding sequence ATGGTAGTTAGCGTGCGTAGAAGAGCTGTAGGTACTTTTTCTAATCGTAGAGACACTGAAAAAGCACTGCATGAATTGAAAAATTCTGGCTTTGTAATGGATAGAGTTTCTGTTATTGCCAAAGACGCAGAGCATAAAGATAATGTTGCTGGTACTGAAGTCACAGAAAGAATAGGTAATAAAGCTGATGAAGGTGCAACAGCTGGGGCGATGACTGGCGGTGCAGTGGGCGGTATAACTGGTTTATTAGTTGGTTTGGGAACTTTAGCAATTCCTGGAATTGGTCCAATCATGCTAGCAGGTGCAACAGCCACAACTTTGGCTACAACTCTGGCTGGTGCTGGTATTGGTGCAGCAGCAGGTGGTTTAATTGGGGCATTAATTGGCTTAGGAATTCCCGAAGAACGAGCCAAAGTTTATCACCAGCGAGTTGAACAAGGACATTATTTAGTGATGGTAGAAGGCACAGACGCAGAAATTTCCAGAGCTGAACAAGTTTTCAATCGCTACGGTATTGAAGAGTTTGGTGTTTATGATTACCCGAATGATCAAACAGAACATCTCCCAGAGCATGATTCGATTAGACGTGAGACTACACCAGTTGCAGATACAGTTCGTAGCAATTACTCAGCAACAAGCGATCGCGATGATCCATCAGTAGTGATTATTGACCATCGCGATCGCCAAGTCTAA
- a CDS encoding BON domain-containing protein translates to MKNLTPLLISCALLFGAAACADDVARTDPAAPAPGEVVEAPTAEERQSSLEESQSEVRRDQLDADIRAREERTAALSDAPSDRTAEDLASEVRSKLEANIPDGLLTVQATEEGIVTVSGTVNNEDQLSKIEPLAQEIYGVNDVIVNAVVATPRG, encoded by the coding sequence ATGAAAAACCTAACTCCTTTATTAATTAGTTGCGCCTTATTATTTGGTGCTGCTGCTTGTGCTGACGACGTAGCGAGAACAGATCCCGCAGCTCCGGCTCCCGGTGAAGTTGTAGAAGCACCAACAGCCGAAGAAAGACAATCCTCGCTGGAAGAATCTCAGAGCGAAGTTCGCAGAGATCAACTAGATGCAGATATTCGCGCTCGTGAAGAGCGAACTGCTGCTTTATCTGATGCTCCTAGCGATAGAACCGCAGAAGACTTAGCCAGTGAAGTCCGTTCTAAGTTGGAGGCTAATATTCCAGATGGTCTACTAACAGTTCAGGCCACCGAAGAAGGTATAGTTACTGTATCTGGAACTGTAAATAATGAAGATCAGTTATCTAAGATTGAACCTTTAGCCCAAGAAATTTATGGTGTGAATGATGTGATTGTTAACGCAGTCGTAGCTACACCACGAGGCTAA
- a CDS encoding RNA-guided endonuclease TnpB family protein has protein sequence MYGCQQVLINPDKDLKALLEYVCIEANKLINCGIYYSRQYYFRTGKFPSQADLHKQIGTVQKNKHYQALYSDTAQQILTGVAESFKSFTSLLKGVKKGTVTQKPRLPNYRTPGGLALATFTGRSLKLKDGMIRFPLGSLVKAWFGIDSFYLPMPANLDFKSIREVRILPRNRCFYAEFVYQQNIKVIELDKSKVLGIDHGLNNWLTCVSNIGTSFIVDGLHLKSLNQWHNKSVAKIKENKPQGFWSNRLAAITEKRNRQIRDAVNKAARIVINYCIDNKIGSIVFGWNTGQKDGADMGKKNNQKFVQIPTARLKNRIEQLCEQSGIDFIETEESYTSKASFLDSDELPTFGEKPEGWKSSGIRTERGLFKTATGIKINADCNGAANIVRKVAMMAKFDLAGISRGCLSQPKKVLLWTLQKSPCLQTGEA, from the coding sequence GTGTACGGTTGTCAGCAAGTTTTAATTAATCCTGATAAAGATTTGAAGGCTTTGCTTGAATATGTTTGTATAGAAGCAAATAAGTTAATCAATTGTGGTATTTATTACAGCCGTCAATACTATTTCAGGACTGGTAAATTCCCCAGTCAAGCTGATTTACACAAACAGATAGGAACTGTTCAAAAGAATAAGCACTATCAAGCTTTATATTCAGACACAGCACAACAGATATTAACTGGTGTTGCAGAATCTTTTAAGTCTTTTACTAGTCTATTGAAGGGTGTAAAAAAGGGTACTGTTACCCAAAAACCTAGATTACCCAATTACAGAACACCAGGGGGTTTGGCACTAGCTACGTTTACCGGACGCTCTCTTAAATTGAAAGATGGGATGATTAGATTCCCGTTAGGCAGTCTGGTAAAAGCTTGGTTTGGCATTGATAGCTTTTATCTCCCAATGCCTGCAAATCTAGATTTTAAGTCAATTCGAGAGGTAAGAATTTTACCAAGAAATAGATGCTTTTATGCGGAATTTGTTTATCAACAAAACATAAAAGTTATTGAGCTTGATAAATCAAAAGTGCTAGGAATTGACCACGGCTTAAATAATTGGCTAACTTGTGTTTCTAACATCGGAACATCCTTCATTGTTGATGGTTTACACTTAAAAAGTCTAAACCAATGGCATAACAAATCAGTTGCCAAAATTAAAGAGAATAAGCCGCAAGGCTTTTGGTCTAACAGACTGGCAGCAATTACGGAGAAACGCAACCGTCAAATACGTGATGCAGTTAACAAAGCTGCAAGGATTGTAATCAACTATTGTATTGATAATAAAATAGGTTCCATCGTTTTCGGCTGGAATACTGGTCAGAAAGATGGTGCTGACATGGGTAAGAAGAACAATCAAAAGTTTGTTCAAATCCCAACTGCAAGACTCAAAAACCGTATTGAACAACTTTGTGAACAATCCGGAATAGATTTTATTGAAACAGAAGAAAGCTATACTTCTAAAGCTAGTTTTCTAGACAGCGATGAGCTACCTACATTTGGTGAAAAACCCGAAGGGTGGAAAAGTAGCGGTATTAGAACTGAGCGCGGTTTGTTCAAAACAGCAACCGGAATCAAGATAAATGCTGATTGTAACGGTGCTGCAAATATCGTTCGTAAAGTAGCGATGATGGCTAAATTTGATTTAGCTGGAATCAGTAGAGGTTGTTTAAGTCAGCCTAAGAAAGTTCTTTTATGGACTCTTCAGAAATCCCCGTGTCTCCAGACCGGGGAAGCTTAA
- the tnpA gene encoding IS200/IS605 family transposase, whose amino-acid sequence MKTTLEYRTGNHSKGNAVVHLVWIPKRRKKVLVGEIAKRLRQIINELAQEKDWDILALEVAPDHVHIFVEHHPDIAINQVVKAFKGRSSYILRKEFPQLLKLPSLWTNSYFYSTAGQVSAEVIKRYIEDPHHG is encoded by the coding sequence ATGAAGACTACTTTAGAGTACAGAACTGGCAACCACTCAAAAGGTAATGCAGTAGTCCATCTAGTCTGGATTCCCAAGCGCCGCAAAAAGGTCTTAGTTGGGGAGATAGCTAAACGCCTTCGACAAATAATTAATGAGTTAGCACAGGAAAAAGACTGGGACATATTGGCTTTAGAAGTTGCACCTGACCATGTGCATATATTTGTAGAGCATCATCCAGATATAGCGATTAATCAAGTAGTTAAAGCATTTAAAGGACGTTCGTCTTATATATTGCGAAAAGAGTTTCCCCAGCTACTAAAACTGCCTAGCTTATGGACTAACAGTTATTTTTATTCAACTGCTGGGCAGGTTTCGGCTGAAGTAATCAAGAGGTATATTGAAGACCCTCACCACGGTTAA
- a CDS encoding CAAD domain-containing protein — METEQKQLEAADAIAPAGMLPPTGGETANLSQLPPADEPEAQWRRVASRITHFLAQLPEYITSFLQKNQRSLINVALILTAIITLKVVIAILAAINGVPLLSPTFELIGIGYFIWFSLRYLTKSESRQELSQKIRLLKQEIVGE, encoded by the coding sequence ATGGAAACTGAACAAAAGCAACTAGAAGCAGCTGATGCGATCGCCCCTGCTGGAATGCTACCACCGACTGGGGGAGAAACAGCAAACTTATCTCAGCTACCTCCAGCTGATGAACCGGAAGCTCAATGGCGACGAGTTGCGAGCAGAATAACCCACTTTTTAGCACAACTTCCTGAATATATAACTAGCTTTTTGCAGAAAAATCAGCGCTCTTTGATTAATGTTGCTTTAATTTTGACGGCAATTATTACACTTAAGGTAGTAATAGCAATATTAGCCGCAATCAATGGTGTTCCTTTACTATCACCAACTTTTGAGTTGATTGGTATTGGTTATTTCATTTGGTTTAGTTTGCGTTACTTGACTAAATCTGAATCTCGCCAAGAATTAAGTCAAAAAATCAGATTATTGAAACAAGAAATTGTGGGCGAGTAA